In the Panthera uncia isolate 11264 chromosome D2, Puncia_PCG_1.0, whole genome shotgun sequence genome, one interval contains:
- the DYDC1 gene encoding DPY30 domain-containing protein 1, whose protein sequence is MESTYLQKCLGTCLTQGLAEVARNRPVDPVEYLALWIYKYKENVTMEQLRQKEMANLERERELALIEQEMMESLKAEELLIQQQQLAFQLELEMQEKERQRVEELHRAQEQLEKEMGMNIENIPTSEDSSHSEDITPDSGKTLAEISDRYGAPNLSRVEELDEPMLSDVALNNDQDL, encoded by the exons ATGGAGTCGACATATCTTCAAAAGTGCCTCGGGACGTGTCTAACTCAAGGTCTTGCAGAAGTGGCGAGAAATCGCCCAGTGGATCCAGTAGAATATTTAGCATTGTGGATTTacaaatataaggaaaatgtgaccaTGGAGCAGCTG agacagaaggaaatggcCAACCTGGAGCGTGAGAGAGAACTGGCTTTGATAGAGCAGGAAATGATGGAGAGCCTCAAAGCAGAGGAGCTCCTGATTCAGCAG CAACAGCTGGCATTCCAGCTGGAGTTGGAAatgcaagaaaaagagagacaaagagtagAAGAACTACACAGAGCTCAAGAACAATTAGAGAAG gAGATGGGAATGAATATAGAAAACATACCTACGAGTGAAGATAGTTCACATTCAGAG GATATAACACCAGACTCAGGCAAAACGCTAGCTGAAATTAGCGATCGATACGGGGCACCTAACCTGAGCAGAGTGGAAGAACTTGATGAGCCAATGCTGTCTGAT gTTGCATTAAACAATGATCAAGATTTGTAA